From Chryseotalea sp. WA131a:
GATACTGGTCTTACAAATCGCTTGATGGCATCGGTGCCAACCGAAGTAAATCGCGAGTCGGTGGTAGCTGGAAACGGACCTCCATGGTGCATGGAGGGACAAACTTCCACCCCTGTTGGAACTCCGTTGATAATCACACGGCCTGCCTTCTCTTTGATCAAGTCAATAAAATCTACATACGTTACCAAATCTTCATCTTCGCCAATAATGGTTGCCGTTAATTGACCTGGAATCTTTGCCGCGGCCGTTTTTAATTCTTCAATTGTATTCGCTGTTACCAACAGAGAATAAGGACCAAATACTTCTTCCACCAATAGGTGATTGGCGGCAAAATCGGTTGCCCGCACCGTAGCAAGTGTAGAAGTAGCTTGGTTCTCTTTCGGTCTCTCGTTTGATTCTGCCAGCAGTTGAACACCTGTTTGCTCCAACGCTTTCGCGCGATTTTTAGAATAGTTATTGGCGATGCCTGGATGCAACATGGTGCCCGGTGCAATGAGCTTCATCTTTTCACTCAATTGCTTTTTAAAAACTTCCAGTTCTGCATTTTCCAAACCCAAAAGCAAACCCGGATTCGTGCAAAACTGGCCAACACCTTGGGTGATGGAGGCCGCATATGTCTCAGCTATTTTTTCACTTCGTACTTTTAATGCACCCGGGAAGATGAAAACCGGATTGATGCTGCCCATCTCGGCAAATACGGGAATAGGTTCGGATCGTTGCGTTGCATAATCATACAGTGCCTTGCCTCCAGAAAATGAACCCGTAAAACCGACTGCTTTCGTCAGCGGATGTTGCACCAACGCTTTACCCGTTTCAAACGATGAGTCTTGCACATGCAGAAAGACATCATTGGGTATTTTTGTTTTTGCAATTGCCTTCGCAATAGCGGATGCCACCATTTCAGAAGTTTGGGGATGTGCGGGATGTGCTTTCAACACCACCGAACAACCCGCAGCCAAGGCAGAAGCAGTATCGACACCCGCAGTGGAATACGCAAACGGAAAATTGCTCGCACCAAAGACCACTACTGGGCCGAGCGGCACCATCATCTTGCGCAAATCAGGTTTTGGCAACGGTGCTCTATCAGGTGTTGCCGTATCAATCCGTGCTTCCACCCACGAGCCTTCTTTTACCAAAGCAGCAAATTGCCGCAATTGATTGCACGTGCGGCCACGCTCTCCTACCAATCTCGCTTCAGGCAAATTGGTTTCTTCCATTGCCTTTGCAATCAACGGCTGACCTAGCGCTTCAATTTCAGCAGCGAGGGCATCTAAGAAAATGGCTTTGTCAGTGCCCGTTACCTTTTTATATTGCTGAAAAGCCGTGTGTGAGGCTCGTAATATTGTATCTGTTTGTGTCATGATTCAGTTTATTCATTAGTTACGATACTAGGTACTGGATACTTGACACCAGCAACCAGGATCCAGAATCCAGCATCTAGTATCCAGAATCCAGCATCTAGTATCCAGCATCCAGTTTTCAAATCCACTCTAAGTTTGTCACGGTTTGTTCTACTACCAATTCTCCCGTATGTTTCGTTGCTTTCGGTTCCACCAGCATCAATTTTACTTCTTCATCATTTGTCCAGGGGCGGTGCTCGGTGTTTTTGGGTACAATCAATATTTCTCCGGGCTTGGTAGCAATGGTTTTGCCATCACGGAAGTCCATCATCAATGTGCCGCTCAGCACCACAAACATTTCATCTTCATGCTCGTGTTTGTGCCATACCAAGTCGCCTTTCACTTTGGCAAGTTTGATATAGTTGTCGTTCAACTCGCCAATGATGTAGGGATGCCAGTGTTCTGCGAATTTGGAAAATTTTTCATCGAGATTGGTATGCATAGTTAAATAGAATATGGAAGTCAGGTGTTAGAATCTAGTATCAAGAATTAACTGTTAATGCTTGGTCTATTTTTTATTCCATGTTGAATGATTTTCAAAACCCGTTCGCGCTCCTCACCTATCAACGTCATGCGCGGAGCGCGCACGTGCTCGGAACCAATGCCTACTTCTGATTCTGCAAGCTTAATATATTGAACCAGTTTGGAATGAATATCCAATTCTAACAACGGCAAAAACCAACGATAAATCTTCAATGCCTCGTCAATCTTGCCTGCTTTGGTTAGTTTGTAAATCGCCACCGTCTCTTTGGGGAATGCACAAACCAACCCGGCCACCCAACCATCTGCACCGAGCATCAATTCTTCCATGGCAATGGTGTCTACACCGCATAAAATCTTAAACCGCTTGCCAAACCGGTTAATCATCCGGGTAACATTGCTAACATCACGTGTCGATTCTTTCACCGCTTGTATCGTTGGTTTTTCAGCCAGTTCAGCAAACATATCCAAGGTAACTTCTACTTTATAATCAACAGGGTTGTTGTAAACCATAATAGGCAACGAAGAAGCATCGGCAATGGTATTGTAAAAAGCCACTGTTTCGCGGTGGTCTGATTTATAACGCATGGGTGGCAACACCATCAAACCATTGGCACCTGCTTTCTCCGCTTCCTTCGCCAAATTAACAGCATGATGAGTGCTGCCCTCTGCAATGGTCATCACCACAGGTACTTTGCCCGCTACTTTTTCAAGGCCAAATTTTATCAGTTCTAGTTTTTCTGAATTTTCTAATGTACTGGCTTCCCCTAGCGAGCCGCCAATGATAACACCCTCTACGCCAGCGTCAAGCTGAGCTTTCAGGTTCTTTTCAACTAGTGCAAAGTCAAGTTTACCTTCTGCTGTAAACTTGGTAGTAAGTGCGGGGTAAACTCCTGTCCAATTCGGCTTCATATAAAAAAGTTAGATTTCAAATGTAGCTAACATCTGGGGGTTGCCAAAGTCGTTAGTGAAAATTTGCATGATGGTTTTCATTTTCAAAACCATTATTTTGCAGGATAGAATACAAGATGGAAGAAAACCAGAATCGAATTGCTGAGCTTCTAAATAAAATCAATCAGTTATCGAACCGACATGATTCACTGAAAGAAGAAATTGATGGACTAAAGCGGGCCATTTACCAAATCAGCCAAGGCGAAGCCCCCAGTGAAAAAGTTGAGCAAGCTTTTCCAAAAATTACAAATCCTCAATCCGTAGTCGTACATGAGATTACTGAGTCTTCCAAACCCGCTCCTTTAAAGGAAAAAATAAACCACCCTCCTTTCATACCTGCGAAAAAGGCCGTGCCTACGGGCAGTCAGGAAAACAGAAAGTGGGAAGAATTTATTGGCACCAACCTACTCAACAAAGTGGGCATTGCCATTTTGGTTTTGGGTATCAGCTTCGGGGTGAAGTACGCCATCGACCACCAAATGCTAAACCCATTGACGCGAATTATTTTGGGCTACTTGGCGGGCGCAAGCATCATTGCCTTTGCGTTGAAGCTGAAAAAGAACTATGAAGCTTTTAGCGCGGTGCTGTTGGGTGGCGGCATGGCTGCTCTTTACTTCATCACGTATGTTGCTTATAATTCGTATGGCTTTATTCCGCAAACTGCGGCCTTTGTACTCATGGTTGTCTTTACCGCCTTCACTGTTTTTGCTGCCATGAATTACAACCTGCAAGTGATTGCTGTTATTGGTTTGGTTGGCGCATATGCCGTGCCGTTTATGCTAAGCGATGGCTCCGGTCGCGTAGTGATTTTGTTTAGTTACATGATGATCATCAACGCGGGCATATTGGTGATTTCGTTTATGCGAAAATGGAATGTGCTCTTTACGGTTGCCTTTTCACTTACGTGGATGATTTTCACCTTCTGGATATTTGATGATTATCAAAGGGAAGAACACTTTTGGTTGGTTTTGCTTTTTGCCACGTTTTTCTTCATCATTTTTTACATTTCATTTTTGGTTGGGAAGTTTATCAACCGGGTGAAACTGTCGATACCAGACATTGTCGTTGTATTGTTAAACTGCTTTATCTATTACGGTTTGGGTTACTACCTCATCAACAACTATCCGGATGGTGAACTTTACTTAGGGTTGTTTACCGTGGCGAATGCCGTGATCCATTTTTTGGTTTGTGTGTTTGTCTACAAGAAACTTGGCGAATCCAAGGATACGTTCTATTTCGTAGCTGGTCTCGTACTGGTGTTTATTACAATGGCCGTACCCGTTCAACTGGAGGGTAATTGGGTAACGTTGGTTTGGGCTTTAGAGGCTTGCTTGCTGTTTTGGATTGGCCGCTCGAAACAATACCCTGTTTACGAATTGCTTTCTTACCCTTTGGCAGCCTTGGCATTCTTCAGTCTTTTGCACGATTGGCAAGTTGTACAAGAAAGTTATTACAATTATTACTCCGAAGAATCTCCCAGGCGAATCACCCCCTTCTTCAATATCAATTTTCTAACATCGCTACTGGTAGCCAGTATGTTTGGATTCTTTGTATGGTTTTCATCAAAAATGAAAACTACCAGCAACAATGGATGGTTGGCGATTTTGATCCCTGCCTTGAGCTATATTCTTCCGGTAATTGGGTTGCTGGTGTTGTACACTTGCATTTACCAGAATATTGGTTTATTCTTTACCAATCAATACCTAGCGTCCGCCATCAACATTCGCAGTCAAGGGATTGTGGAATACAATTCCGATTGGCTGAGTTATCAAACGCTTTGGCTCATCAATTACTCTATTTTCTTTTTTGCTTGCCTGTGGTTAATCAATCAACGGTTTATCAAAAATGGCTTATTGAATAAAATAGTTGTGGGCATCAACACATTATTGATTATTACTTTTTTGTTGGGTGGCTTGAATGCCTTGGAAAATCTTCGTTACACCTTTCTATCTCCAAGCAAATTCTATGTGTCGGGTGTTACGAATCTTTTGATGCGGTACATTGGTTACGCTTTTGTGGCCGTGTTGCTTTACATTAACTACAGATTAAGTAAAACCAGCAATGCTACCATTCAAAAACTAGAACGATTGTTCTGCCATTTTACCATACTGACCATTTTGAGCAGTGAATTGTTATCGATTCTTGAACTAAGCGGAGTAACAAATGGCTACAAGTTGGCATTGAGTATTCTGTGGGGAGCGTATGCATTATACCTTATCATATGGGGCTTTGCTAAGGACCACGCTTACTTGCGGATTGCCGGTATTGGATTGTTTGCCATCACTTTGTTGAAATTGTTCTTTTACGATATGGCGGATATGGAAGCCATTGCCAAAACCATAGTACTGATGATTTTGGGTGTGCTGCTGTTGGTGGCTTCGTTCGTTTATAACAAACGGAAGAAAAAAGAGAGTAGCGAATTACCAATTGATACCAACACAGATGAAAAGATTGTTTAATATTTGGTTTGTCTTAGTATTGCTTTCAACTGTTGCGAAAGCCCAGTTTCGTTACGAAAGAAAAATTTCAGAGGTGACTTCAGATGATTGGTATTCAGTGCCACTCGATGAATCAATCTTAACCAAATTAAACTCTTCCTTTAGTGATGTTAGGATTTACTCAAGCGATGGAACGGAAACCCCTTTTCTAGTGCGGACTTCGCACGATGAAACTTCCTTGCAAGAAGTATCCTTAGAGACGTACAATATTTCCAAAAAAGAAAATGATTTATACTTCACCGTTAAGCTGGCCCATCAGGAAGCCATCAACCATGCCA
This genomic window contains:
- a CDS encoding aldehyde dehydrogenase (NADP(+)), with the protein product MTQTDTILRASHTAFQQYKKVTGTDKAIFLDALAAEIEALGQPLIAKAMEETNLPEARLVGERGRTCNQLRQFAALVKEGSWVEARIDTATPDRAPLPKPDLRKMMVPLGPVVVFGASNFPFAYSTAGVDTASALAAGCSVVLKAHPAHPQTSEMVASAIAKAIAKTKIPNDVFLHVQDSSFETGKALVQHPLTKAVGFTGSFSGGKALYDYATQRSEPIPVFAEMGSINPVFIFPGALKVRSEKIAETYAASITQGVGQFCTNPGLLLGLENAELEVFKKQLSEKMKLIAPGTMLHPGIANNYSKNRAKALEQTGVQLLAESNERPKENQATSTLATVRATDFAANHLLVEEVFGPYSLLVTANTIEELKTAAAKIPGQLTATIIGEDEDLVTYVDFIDLIKEKAGRVIINGVPTGVEVCPSMHHGGPFPATTDSRFTSVGTDAIKRFVRPVSFQNFPQHLLPAELKDENPLGIWRLVNNEFIKLAGASLQ
- a CDS encoding cupin domain-containing protein, which gives rise to MHTNLDEKFSKFAEHWHPYIIGELNDNYIKLAKVKGDLVWHKHEHEDEMFVVLSGTLMMDFRDGKTIATKPGEILIVPKNTEHRPWTNDEEVKLMLVEPKATKHTGELVVEQTVTNLEWI
- a CDS encoding dihydrodipicolinate synthase family protein, translated to MKPNWTGVYPALTTKFTAEGKLDFALVEKNLKAQLDAGVEGVIIGGSLGEASTLENSEKLELIKFGLEKVAGKVPVVMTIAEGSTHHAVNLAKEAEKAGANGLMVLPPMRYKSDHRETVAFYNTIADASSLPIMVYNNPVDYKVEVTLDMFAELAEKPTIQAVKESTRDVSNVTRMINRFGKRFKILCGVDTIAMEELMLGADGWVAGLVCAFPKETVAIYKLTKAGKIDEALKIYRWFLPLLELDIHSKLVQYIKLAESEVGIGSEHVRAPRMTLIGEERERVLKIIQHGIKNRPSINS
- a CDS encoding DUF2339 domain-containing protein; its protein translation is MEENQNRIAELLNKINQLSNRHDSLKEEIDGLKRAIYQISQGEAPSEKVEQAFPKITNPQSVVVHEITESSKPAPLKEKINHPPFIPAKKAVPTGSQENRKWEEFIGTNLLNKVGIAILVLGISFGVKYAIDHQMLNPLTRIILGYLAGASIIAFALKLKKNYEAFSAVLLGGGMAALYFITYVAYNSYGFIPQTAAFVLMVVFTAFTVFAAMNYNLQVIAVIGLVGAYAVPFMLSDGSGRVVILFSYMMIINAGILVISFMRKWNVLFTVAFSLTWMIFTFWIFDDYQREEHFWLVLLFATFFFIIFYISFLVGKFINRVKLSIPDIVVVLLNCFIYYGLGYYLINNYPDGELYLGLFTVANAVIHFLVCVFVYKKLGESKDTFYFVAGLVLVFITMAVPVQLEGNWVTLVWALEACLLFWIGRSKQYPVYELLSYPLAALAFFSLLHDWQVVQESYYNYYSEESPRRITPFFNINFLTSLLVASMFGFFVWFSSKMKTTSNNGWLAILIPALSYILPVIGLLVLYTCIYQNIGLFFTNQYLASAINIRSQGIVEYNSDWLSYQTLWLINYSIFFFACLWLINQRFIKNGLLNKIVVGINTLLIITFLLGGLNALENLRYTFLSPSKFYVSGVTNLLMRYIGYAFVAVLLYINYRLSKTSNATIQKLERLFCHFTILTILSSELLSILELSGVTNGYKLALSILWGAYALYLIIWGFAKDHAYLRIAGIGLFAITLLKLFFYDMADMEAIAKTIVLMILGVLLLVASFVYNKRKKKESSELPIDTNTDEKIV